The sequence ACCTCCGGCATCAGATTCTATAGCAAAAAGATGTTTTTCATTGTTATCTTTTGCTGTTTTTCCATATTGCTTTCCTCCTTTAGTTCCATTTTCTTCATTGGCGAAACAGACTGCTCTGATGGTATGGTTATTCTGGAGTCCTAATTTTTTGAAGGTTCTTAACACTTCAATACTCTGAACAATTCCGGATCCATCGTCATGAGCACCTTCACCTACATCCCATGAATCAAGGTGGCCGCCTACAACAATTACACTCTGATCTTTCTTACCTGTAATTTCACCAATGACTGAGTGGGAGAGTTTTTCTCCTTTCATCCCACAGTGGGAATTGAGCTTTGCTGTGACTTTCTGATTTTTCAATAAAGCTTCCAGCTCATCTGCTGTTGTATTTCCGATGGTTACAGCTGGGATTTTGGCGATATTTTCTTCGTATCGCATATTTCCTGTATGTGGAACATCATCAAAAGCTGAAGAAAGAGATCTGATGATTGCAAATTTACCACCTTTCTTTGCTGTTAAAGAAGCTGCTGTTCTTCTATAAGCTCCTGATTCTCTATAGGAAATAAAAGTCTGTACATTTCCTTGGTTAAAAGGATAATTAAAGAAGACAATCTTACCTTTTACCTTTTCAGCGGGGAGTTTGTCATATTCTTCCAGAGATTTAACCATAATAATTTCTCCAAAGATATCTTTCCCATTTGTTCCTTCGGAATTTCCTAGAGAGAGCATTTTAAGGCTTTTCCAGCTTCCATTGGAGGTTTTGATGTGCAAGGATTCTTTTCCTCTTACCCATACCGGGATCATTACTTCCTGAAGCCATACTTTATCCGCACCTGCTTCACGAAGCTTTTGTGCAGCCCATTGCACAGATTTTTCATAGGCTTCGGAGCCGCTTAAACGGTGACCTATATTTTTAGTAAGTTCCTGCAGTTCATCATATCCTTTTCCGTTATTTAAAATTTCTGTGGATATTTTGCTAAACTGTATAGAATCTTCTTTAGTTTGTCCTGATATAAAAGTAATTCCTAAAGTCAGTAATGATATGTTTATGATTTTTTTCATATTACCAGTTTTTATCAACCATAAAAATCAATTGTGTTATTGCAGCTGCTCCAAGAAGAAGTTCTCTTTTATTTACCTTATCAAAAGTATCTTGTTCGGAATGATGATAATCAAAATATCTTTGAGTGTCTACCACAAGTTCTGCTAAAGGAATATCCAATTTTTTTAATGGCGAGATGTCCTGAATTGCCTCTGTCTGGTCAAAATCATAAACACCGTAAGGAAGAAAATATTCTTTCCAGGGAGAGATAAGCCTTCTTCTTTGAGGGGACATATCCAAAGAAAAACCTCGTGGCGAATATCCTCCTGCATCTGTTCCTAAGGCAAATATGTGTTTTTCGTCTCTCTTTTTCACATAAGCAGCATACATTTCACGACCTTGTCCTCCGTTTTCACTGTTAGCATACAAAACTACCCGGATGGTGTGGTTATTTTCGTATCCAAGCGCTTTCAATGTTCTTAAAACTTCAATACACTGAGCAACTCCGGTTCCATCATCAATTGCACCTTCACCTACATCCCATGAATCAAGTTGAGCGCCTAAAACAATAACTTTAGCATCTTTTTTACCCTGAATTTCAGCAATAATATTTGGATTAGTGGTGTTGCCTTTGGATTCAGCAGTCATGTTGATTTTAGCAGTAACTTTTTGTTTCTTTAACGTCTTTTCCAATTCATCTGCTGATCTTACGCCTATTGATAAAGCAGGAATTTTAACTTTATCATCGGGTTCGTAGTAAATCATTTTGGCATGCGGCGTATCATCATTAGCTGTTGTTAATGACCTTATAATTAAAGCTTTTGCACCTGTTTTAGCTATGACAGAAGCAGAAATTAATTTTGATTTTGCAGTCTGTAAATAAGAATCACTGGTGTTAATGATTTTTGGATCCATAGGAACATTGACGAAGACTATTTTGTCTTTTAACTGTCCTATTGACATGGCATTAAGTTCTGAGGTAGAATTAATTAAAACAATTTCACCTGTCAGATCTTTTCCAGCTGTTCCTTCAGAGTTTCCGAAGGAGAGCATTCTGATGCTTTTCCAATCTCCATTTTCTGTTTTTATCTGTAAAGATTCTTTTCCTCTGATCCAGACCGGAGCTTTAGCTTCTTGTCTCCAGATCATATTAATACCAATTTCCTTGAATTTTTTTTCAGCCCATTCTACCGCTTTTGTATAGCCAGGAGTGGCGCTGAAACGAGGTCCGATACCTTTTGTGAGTTCTCCAAGATTTTCATAAGCCCTACCATTAGTCATGATCTCATCTGAGATCTTTTTGAATTCATCGTGATAATTTAATTTTACAGGAATTGCTGTTCTACCGGCAGGCTTTTTCTGGATTTTTTTTTGAGAAAATAAAAATCCACTCAAAAAGAGTGGAAGTATAATGAATATTTTTTTCATTTTTTATTTACCTTTCTTTTTCCAATGATAAAAGTAGGAAAAAAATAGGAATTTATTAAGGTTTCATATCGTACATTAACAGTGCTGTAATCAATTTTGGCTCAATGAATGTACATTTTGGAGGCATGCTTAATTTTAAGTCTGAAATTTTAATCATATCATTAAAACTTACAGGATAAATTCCGAATCCTGCCTTTCCTTCTCCGCTGTCTACCTTTTCTTTTAAAATATTGATTCCGCTGATATTAGAGGTTCCTTTTACATAAGAAATAAGATCAGAGCTATCCGGATCATCTATTTTTAAAATACCTTTAAAAATGTATTTGTCTAATAAATGGTGATCCAGGTTATCTAAAGACATTTCTTTTGAGCGAAGATCATGTTTTACGTGAAGAGAATAAAACTTACCATCCAGATACATTGAAATGTGGAATTTCTGAGAAGGGAAGTATGATGTTTCTCCTTTTTCGTGAATTAGAAAATACTTGTCCAGTTCTTTCAGAAATTGTTCGCTGGAAAGGCCATTCAGATCATGTAGAATTCTGTTGTAATCGTGAATCTTGATGGATTGGTTTGAAACGATAAAGCTGTATACAAAATTATAAAGTTCTGTACCGTTGTGTCTTTTGTTTTTGTCCTTATGTTTTTTTGCGTTTAATGCTGTAGAGCCAATTCTATGGTGTCCATCGGCAATATAGAATGAATCGATCTGATCAATTACTTCCTTAAACTGTTGAAGTTTTAAACGATTGTCTATTCTCCAGATTTTATGTCTGATACCAATAGTATCTACATGATTGAAGATTGGAACATTCTTTTCCTCATGGTTCATCAGCAACTCAATTTTTGAATTGGCCGGGTAGGTTAGTAATACCGGTTCAGCCTGAAGATTTACTTTTTCAAGGTAATGAGCTAGTTTTTCTTTTTTCTGAGGAATGGTACTTTCGTGCCTTTTAATTTTTCCATTCCAGAAATCTTCAATACTCGCCAGACCTAGGAGGCCTCTGAAAATTTGCTTATTAGGATATATTTGTTCATAAAGATAGTATGCAGAATTATCCTGAACGAGTTTTTTTTCGTCCAGAAGTTCTTCAAAGGTGGAACGGATCTTTCTCAGATTTCGATCTACATCCTTAGATTTACTTACAACATAAGGCTTTATCATGTTGATGTAAGTATTTTCAACTTGAGCTTTTTCTGCAATTTCTTCCTGGGTAAAATTATCCAGTGGATGGGTAGGGAAAGTATCCTCAAAGTCTCTGTGAGGTCTTATTCCACGGAAAGGTTTAAAAACAGGCATATTTATCTTATAGTTTCTTTTTGTAGCTTAATAATTTGTTCTGCAAGTTCGATACCGATTTTCTCTTGCGCGTCTACCGTATTCCCACCTACATGAGGAGAGAGCGATAGTGCCGGGTTCATCAGTAAAGGAAGTTCAGGATTGGGTTCGCTTTCAAAAACGTCCAATGCAGCTCCTGCTACTTTTCCTGAATCGATAAAATCAATTAGTGTTACTTCATTTATCACACCGCCTCTTGCAGTATTTACAATATAAACACCATCCTTCATTTTTTCAAACTGTGGCGTGTCTATAATGTATTCATTCGTTTTCGGAGTATTGATGCTGATGAAATCTGATTCTTTAAGGAATGCATCCATATCATTGGTGGAAGTGATTTCAAAGTTCAGCGATTGTCCGTCAAAGAAGTCTAGTGTAAGAACTTCTGTTTTTGGACTTCTAGTCAAAACTTGTATTTTCATTCCTAAAGCGATTCCTATTTTCACGACTTCCTGGCCAATACTTCCAAAACCTATTACTCCTAACGTTTTTCCTGAAAGTTCATAAGCATTGCTGAATGACTTTTTCATGGCACTAAAATGAGTATCTCCCTCTAAAGGCATCAGTCTGTTTGATTCGTGAAGGAATCTGGCTAATGCGATGAAGTGTCCGAAAACCAACTCTGCAACAGATTTTGAAGATGCTGTTGGAGTATTGATTATTTTAATACCCTTACTTTTTGCATATTCAACATCAATATTGTCCATTCCAATACCGCCCCGACCTATGATCTTAAGTCCTGGGCATGCATCAATCAGGTCTTGTCTCACTTTTGTTGCACTTCTTACCAGAAGAACATCTACATTATTATCGTTGATAAAATTAATAACGTGATCTTGGGCCACTCTATTGTCCAGAATTTCAATTCCGGCATCTTTTAAAGCTTTTTCTCCTGCTTTTGAGATTCCATCGTTTGCTAAAACTTTCATGTGTTATTTGATTTAAAGATTGAAATATTTGGATCTTTCAAAATTTTAAAACTAGGCGCAAATTAAGAAATTTAAATTTGTCGCATCTAAATCTTTCAATCTTTGAATTTTTATGCTTTAATTATTTGATAGATTTCATTACATCCACCAATACCTGTACGCTTTCAATTGATAAGGCGTTATATAGGCTTGCTCTGTAACCTCCAAGGCTTCTGTGGCCATTTAGTCCACTGATTCCTGCAGCTTTCCAGGCATTGTCAAACTCCTCTTTTTTACTTTCATCTGTAATTTTGAAAGAAACATTCATTAATGAACGGTCTTCTTTTACGCAGAACGCTTCAAATAATGGGTTGCTGTCAATTTCATCATATAAAAGCTTAGCTTTTGCTTCGTTTCTCTGTTCTGCAGCAGCAATTCCACCATTGATTTCAAGGTATTGCAGGGTTAACAGAGATGCATAGATTGGAAATACTGGTGGAGTATTATACATAGATTCTTTGGAAATATGCTGAGAATAATCAAGCATAGAAAGCATGTTTTCTCTTCCTGTTTTTCCCAGGATTTCTTTTTTGATCACTACTAAAGTAACTCCTGCAGGTCCCATATTTTTCTGAGCTCCAGCATAAATTAGATCAAATTTTGAAAAATCCAGTTGTCTTGAAAAAATATCAGAACTCATATCACATACCATCAGTGTATCCACATCAGGAAAAGATTTCATCTGAGTTCCATAAATTGTATTGTTGGAGGTACAGTGGAAATAATCATATTCCGAACCTACCGTATAATTTTTAGGAATGAAAGAGTA is a genomic window of Chryseobacterium nakagawai containing:
- a CDS encoding M28 family peptidase produces the protein MKKIINISLLTLGITFISGQTKEDSIQFSKISTEILNNGKGYDELQELTKNIGHRLSGSEAYEKSVQWAAQKLREAGADKVWLQEVMIPVWVRGKESLHIKTSNGSWKSLKMLSLGNSEGTNGKDIFGEIIMVKSLEEYDKLPAEKVKGKIVFFNYPFNQGNVQTFISYRESGAYRRTAASLTAKKGGKFAIIRSLSSAFDDVPHTGNMRYEENIAKIPAVTIGNTTADELEALLKNQKVTAKLNSHCGMKGEKLSHSVIGEITGKKDQSVIVVGGHLDSWDVGEGAHDDGSGIVQSIEVLRTFKKLGLQNNHTIRAVCFANEENGTKGGKQYGKTAKDNNEKHLFAIESDAGGFSPRGISLEMDDTNRNQIKSWGKLFLPYGVYNFEGKYSGSDIAPLHEMGVPTAELVPEPQRYFDIHHTAEDTFEKVNRRELLLGSTVMTQLIYMIDKNW
- a CDS encoding M28 family peptidase, translating into MKKIFIILPLFLSGFLFSQKKIQKKPAGRTAIPVKLNYHDEFKKISDEIMTNGRAYENLGELTKGIGPRFSATPGYTKAVEWAEKKFKEIGINMIWRQEAKAPVWIRGKESLQIKTENGDWKSIRMLSFGNSEGTAGKDLTGEIVLINSTSELNAMSIGQLKDKIVFVNVPMDPKIINTSDSYLQTAKSKLISASVIAKTGAKALIIRSLTTANDDTPHAKMIYYEPDDKVKIPALSIGVRSADELEKTLKKQKVTAKINMTAESKGNTTNPNIIAEIQGKKDAKVIVLGAQLDSWDVGEGAIDDGTGVAQCIEVLRTLKALGYENNHTIRVVLYANSENGGQGREMYAAYVKKRDEKHIFALGTDAGGYSPRGFSLDMSPQRRRLISPWKEYFLPYGVYDFDQTEAIQDISPLKKLDIPLAELVVDTQRYFDYHHSEQDTFDKVNKRELLLGAAAITQLIFMVDKNW
- a CDS encoding DUF1015 domain-containing protein codes for the protein MPVFKPFRGIRPHRDFEDTFPTHPLDNFTQEEIAEKAQVENTYINMIKPYVVSKSKDVDRNLRKIRSTFEELLDEKKLVQDNSAYYLYEQIYPNKQIFRGLLGLASIEDFWNGKIKRHESTIPQKKEKLAHYLEKVNLQAEPVLLTYPANSKIELLMNHEEKNVPIFNHVDTIGIRHKIWRIDNRLKLQQFKEVIDQIDSFYIADGHHRIGSTALNAKKHKDKNKRHNGTELYNFVYSFIVSNQSIKIHDYNRILHDLNGLSSEQFLKELDKYFLIHEKGETSYFPSQKFHISMYLDGKFYSLHVKHDLRSKEMSLDNLDHHLLDKYIFKGILKIDDPDSSDLISYVKGTSNISGINILKEKVDSGEGKAGFGIYPVSFNDMIKISDLKLSMPPKCTFIEPKLITALLMYDMKP
- a CDS encoding D-2-hydroxyacid dehydrogenase, with the protein product MKVLANDGISKAGEKALKDAGIEILDNRVAQDHVINFINDNNVDVLLVRSATKVRQDLIDACPGLKIIGRGGIGMDNIDVEYAKSKGIKIINTPTASSKSVAELVFGHFIALARFLHESNRLMPLEGDTHFSAMKKSFSNAYELSGKTLGVIGFGSIGQEVVKIGIALGMKIQVLTRSPKTEVLTLDFFDGQSLNFEITSTNDMDAFLKESDFISINTPKTNEYIIDTPQFEKMKDGVYIVNTARGGVINEVTLIDFIDSGKVAGAALDVFESEPNPELPLLMNPALSLSPHVGGNTVDAQEKIGIELAEQIIKLQKETIR
- the serC gene encoding 3-phosphoserine/phosphohydroxythreonine transaminase, whose protein sequence is MNKKHNFSAGPCILPQEVFEKSAQAILDFNGIGLSLLEISHRSKDFVAVMDEARAIVKRLMNLGDDYEVLYLGSGASMQFAMVPYNLMKVGGKAAYLDTGTWASGAIKEAKKLGTVDVVGSSKEENYSFIPKNYTVGSEYDYFHCTSNNTIYGTQMKSFPDVDTLMVCDMSSDIFSRQLDFSKFDLIYAGAQKNMGPAGVTLVVIKKEILGKTGRENMLSMLDYSQHISKESMYNTPPVFPIYASLLTLQYLEINGGIAAAEQRNEAKAKLLYDEIDSNPLFEAFCVKEDRSLMNVSFKITDESKKEEFDNAWKAAGISGLNGHRSLGGYRASLYNALSIESVQVLVDVMKSIK